A DNA window from Streptomyces sp. B21-083 contains the following coding sequences:
- a CDS encoding NUDIX hydrolase has protein sequence MANGQWYPPEWPDLIRGLAEGTLTPVTPKRAATVMLLKDTDSGPVVHMLRRRASMAFAGGAYAYPGGGVDPRDDDHLIRWAGPTRAWWASRLGLGTDETSAQAVVCAAVRETYEEAGVLLAGPAADSVVGDTTGDDWEADRAALVARELSFAEFLDRRGLVLRSDLLGAWARWVTPEFEPRRYDTWFFVAALPRGQRTRNASTEADRTVWIEPATAAASYDKGELLMLPPTISTLRALAPYDSVSGALAGALERDLAPVLAKASLEDGEIVLAWPGHEEFTKHIPIGGAPV, from the coding sequence ATGGCGAACGGGCAGTGGTACCCACCGGAGTGGCCGGACCTCATCCGCGGGCTCGCCGAAGGCACCCTCACCCCGGTCACCCCCAAGCGCGCGGCCACTGTCATGCTCCTGAAGGACACCGACAGCGGCCCCGTCGTCCACATGCTGCGCAGACGCGCCTCCATGGCCTTCGCCGGGGGCGCGTACGCGTATCCGGGCGGCGGAGTCGACCCGCGCGACGACGACCACCTGATCCGCTGGGCCGGGCCCACGCGCGCGTGGTGGGCGTCCCGGCTGGGCCTGGGCACCGACGAGACGTCCGCGCAGGCGGTCGTCTGCGCCGCCGTACGGGAGACGTACGAGGAGGCGGGCGTCCTGCTCGCGGGCCCGGCCGCCGATTCCGTGGTCGGCGACACCACCGGCGACGACTGGGAGGCGGACCGCGCGGCCCTGGTCGCCCGGGAGCTGTCCTTCGCCGAGTTCCTGGACCGCCGCGGACTGGTGCTCCGCTCGGACCTCCTCGGGGCGTGGGCCCGCTGGGTCACCCCGGAGTTCGAGCCCCGCCGCTACGACACCTGGTTCTTCGTCGCCGCGCTCCCGCGGGGCCAGCGCACCCGCAACGCCTCCACGGAGGCTGACCGCACGGTGTGGATCGAACCGGCCACCGCGGCGGCCTCGTACGACAAGGGCGAGCTGCTGATGTTGCCGCCCACGATCTCGACCCTGCGAGCGCTGGCACCGTACGACAGCGTGTCCGGGGCCCTCGCCGGGGCTCTGGAGCGTGACCTGGCCCCTGTCCTGGCCAAGGCCAGCCTGGAGGACGGTGAGATCGTGCTCGCGTGGCCGGGGCACGAGGAGTTCACCAAGCACATCCCGATCGGCGGAGCCCCCGTATGA